A part of Rhopalosiphum maidis isolate BTI-1 chromosome 3, ASM367621v3, whole genome shotgun sequence genomic DNA contains:
- the LOC113557903 gene encoding metalloendopeptidase OMA1, mitochondrial-like: MHLPSLVGAAVGLIARYWWAGQTDATVERYTAAVRANVPLIGLAAAAALGLFAVYLWRHTEPEPWTGGRRLFLFNDRTLERVAECVAQATLDSTRPLHLDAADPVYKRVAGVTSRMLAANSSVDAIRRRRWTLVVVDSPNINATAMPSGLVMVYTGLAAVANDDQLSIFVGHELAHCLLRHVNQINSVAVVVNALCLAPVTAVVCAALPLGWNVLAYLLSVAALKVCFVLPFVRLYESEADRVGLRLAANACVDVAQGYLFFDARSERDGCASKLFWWLYMHPTNRRRARHLYSLIPRGHGAHENVISARSMCSFDIGLIVFVNTIMVE; the protein is encoded by the coding sequence ATGCATTTGCCGTCGCTGGTCGGCGCGGCCGTGGGCCTGATCGCGCGGTACTGGTGGGCCGGGCAAACGGACGCGACGGTAGAGCGGTACACGGCTGCGGTCCGGGCGAACGTGCCGCTCATCGGGCTTGCCGCGGCCGCCGCGCTGGGCCTGTTCGCGGTGTACCTGTGGCGGCACACGGAACCGGAACCGTGGACGGGCGGCCGGCGGCTGTTCCTGTTCAACGACCGGACGCTAGAGCGAGTGGCCGAGTGCGTGGCCCAGGCTACGTTGGACTCGACGCGCCCCCTCCATCTGGACGCCGCGGACCCCGTTTACAAGCGCGTGGCCGGCGTGACGTCCCGGATGTTGGCCGCCAACTCGTCGGTGGACGCGATCCGACGGCGTCGGTGGACGTTGGTGGTGGTGGACAGCCCGAACATCAACGCCACCGCCATGCCCAGCGGGCTGGTGATGGTGTACACCGGTCTGGCGGCCGTGGCCAACGACGACCAGCTGTCGATATTCGTCGGCCACGAGCTGGCGCACTGCCTGCTCCGGCACGTCAACCAGATCAACAGCGTCGCGGTCGTGGTCAACGCGCTGTGCCTGGCGCCGGTGACCGCGGTCGTCTGCGCCGCGCTGCCGTTGGGCTGGAACGTGTTGGCGTACCTGTTGTCGGTGGCCGCGTTGAAGGTGTGCTTTGTGCTGCCGTTCGTCCGGTTGTACGAGTCCGAGGCCGACCGCGTAGGCCTGCGGCTGGCCGCCAACGCGTGCGTGGACGTCGCCCAGGGCTACCTGTTCTTTGACGCCAGGTCGGAAAGGGACGGCTGTGCGTCCAAACTGTTCTGGTGGCTGTACATGCATCCGACCAACAGACGTCGGGCCAGACACTTGTACAGCTTGATTCCCCGCGGTCACGGAGCACACGAGAACG